In a single window of the Rhopalosiphum padi isolate XX-2018 chromosome 1, ASM2088224v1, whole genome shotgun sequence genome:
- the LOC132931139 gene encoding hydroxysteroid dehydrogenase-like protein 2 isoform X1 produces MLNTGKLEGRTLFITGGSRGIGKAIALKAAKDGANIVIAAKTTEPHPKLPGTIYTAAKEIEEAGGKCLPCVVDVRNESQIIDAVNKAVDVFGGIDIVINNASAISLSGTLDTDMKRYDLMHNINTRGTFLVSKICLPHLKKSKHGHILNISPPLNMNPNWFKDHVAYTMAKYGMSMCVLGMAAEFQKYNIAVNALWPRTVIHTAAVEMLSGIDKAKSYSRKPDIMADAAYSIITKPFDHYNGQFLIDDEVLEQEGIKDFNQYLSDPGMKTNNGNLMMDFFLEEYPHDGFNQGKEVAKRQAQQKF; encoded by the exons atgcttaataCTGG AAAATTGGAAGGACGTACGTTATTTATTACTGGAGGAAGTCGTGGTATTGGCAAGGCAATTGCTCTGAAAGCAGCTAAGGATGGCGCCAACATTGTTATTGCAGCTAAGACTACTGAACCACATCCTAAACTCCCAGGAACCATATACACTGCTGCGAaagaaa ttgaagAAGCAGGTGGAAAATGTTTACCTTGTGTTGTTGACGTAAGAAATGAAAGTCAAATAATTGATGCTGTCAATAAAGCTGTTGATGTATTTGGAGGTATAGATATAGTCATAAACAATGCAAGTGCAATATCATTATCTGGAACATTAGATACCGACATGAAGAGATATGACTTAATGCATAACATTAATACGAGAGGAACATTTCttgt atcaaaaatatgtttgcctcatttaaaaaaaagcaaacacggtcatattttaaatattagtccTCCGTTGAATATGAATCCTAATTGGTTTAAGGACCACGTTGCATACACAATGGCCAAGTATGGAATGTCAATGTGTGTATTAGGAATGGCTGCAGAATTTCAGAAATATAACATTGCCGTAAATGCTTTATGGCCTAGAACtg TAATTCATACAGCAGCTGTGGAGATGTTATCAGGCATAGACAAAGCAAAATCATATTCGCGGAAACCTGATATAATGGCTGATGCAGCTTATTCAATCATTACTAAGCCATTTGATCATTATAACGGTCAATTTTTAATTGACGACGAAGTATTAGAACAAGAAGGAATAAAAGATTTTAATCAGTATTTAAGTGATCCTGGTATGAAAA caaacaATGGTAATCTTATGATGGATTTTTTTCTGGAAGAATATCCTCATGATGGTTTCAATCAAGGTAAAGAAGTGGCTAAAAGACAAGCtcaacaaaaattttaa
- the LOC132931139 gene encoding hydroxysteroid dehydrogenase-like protein 2 isoform X2, with product MLNTGKLEGRTLFITGGSRGIGKAIALKAAKDGANIVIAAKTTEPHPKLPGTIYTAAKEIEEAGGKCLPCVVDVRNESQIIDAVNKAVDVFGGIDIVINNASAISLSGTLDTDMKRYDLMHNINTRGTFLVSKICLPHLKKSKHGHILNISPPLNMNPNWFKDHVAYTMAKYGMSMCVLGMAAEFQKYNIAVNALWPRTVIHTAAVEMLSGIDKAKSYSRKPDIMADAAYSIITKPFDHYNGQFLIDDEVLEQEGIKDFNQYLSDPANNGNLMMDFFLEEYPHDGFNQGKEVAKRQAQQKF from the exons atgcttaataCTGG AAAATTGGAAGGACGTACGTTATTTATTACTGGAGGAAGTCGTGGTATTGGCAAGGCAATTGCTCTGAAAGCAGCTAAGGATGGCGCCAACATTGTTATTGCAGCTAAGACTACTGAACCACATCCTAAACTCCCAGGAACCATATACACTGCTGCGAaagaaa ttgaagAAGCAGGTGGAAAATGTTTACCTTGTGTTGTTGACGTAAGAAATGAAAGTCAAATAATTGATGCTGTCAATAAAGCTGTTGATGTATTTGGAGGTATAGATATAGTCATAAACAATGCAAGTGCAATATCATTATCTGGAACATTAGATACCGACATGAAGAGATATGACTTAATGCATAACATTAATACGAGAGGAACATTTCttgt atcaaaaatatgtttgcctcatttaaaaaaaagcaaacacggtcatattttaaatattagtccTCCGTTGAATATGAATCCTAATTGGTTTAAGGACCACGTTGCATACACAATGGCCAAGTATGGAATGTCAATGTGTGTATTAGGAATGGCTGCAGAATTTCAGAAATATAACATTGCCGTAAATGCTTTATGGCCTAGAACtg TAATTCATACAGCAGCTGTGGAGATGTTATCAGGCATAGACAAAGCAAAATCATATTCGCGGAAACCTGATATAATGGCTGATGCAGCTTATTCAATCATTACTAAGCCATTTGATCATTATAACGGTCAATTTTTAATTGACGACGAAGTATTAGAACAAGAAGGAATAAAAGATTTTAATCAGTATTTAAGTGATCCTG caaacaATGGTAATCTTATGATGGATTTTTTTCTGGAAGAATATCCTCATGATGGTTTCAATCAAGGTAAAGAAGTGGCTAAAAGACAAGCtcaacaaaaattttaa